The following coding sequences are from one Musa acuminata AAA Group cultivar baxijiao chromosome BXJ2-4, Cavendish_Baxijiao_AAA, whole genome shotgun sequence window:
- the LOC135609106 gene encoding MDIS1-interacting receptor like kinase 2-like, giving the protein MTCQLRRSSLSTTLLLLVFLSPFVVLVRAASVLGSQGRALLHWKATLRSPQLLASWNVGSSPCNWTGVACNIARNGRLVVSEIQLPNLSLAGPLDALNFSAFRSLANLNLSYNQLNGNIPPTISALSNLVSLDLTANRFTGRIPVDIGSMKALQFLNISQNQISGPIPPSLSNLSRLTEMQLEDNKITGVIPEELGRLAKLIYLELGANQLTGSIPPSLGNMTKLYHLALYGNQLTGFIPRELGNLINLAHLSLSNNSLTGRIPSSVGNQSKLEILYLWMNELSGSMPPEIGKLHQLTTLALQFNQLSGQIPPLLETCKGGALRILMLSNNSFQGPIPATLKNCTSLYTVHLEHNQLNGDVSKQLGVYPNLKYLDLSFNKLSGTISSDWGRWHNLTFLGISNNNITGVVPSELGQLSKLEELDLSSNYFQGEIPRSLGNLAHLYNFNLSNNQLIGEIPAELGRMSDLELLDLSRNGLIGRIPYQIGNCMKLHLLKLNNNNLSGSIPFEMGNLVYLQDALDISHNSLTGEIPTQFGKLFMLQNLNLSHNGLTGNLPSTFRDMRSMFIIDVSYNELEGPVPDNKHFQEAPVEWFVHNKGLCGVVKGLPLCASSTANEHHGSKHHTVIILSIVASMVVLLLLLVLVGIALRFQKTKKHTVQAVKNPIKQGTFSVLNFDGKVAYKDIIEATEDFDEKYLIGTGAYGSVYRAELSSGEVLAVKKIHLSEHENTVDEQPFQNEIETLTRIRHRNIVKLYGFCTSPHHKFLVYEYVERGSLGSVLRIEAAAAELDWVKRVNIVKDVARALSYMHHDCVPPIVHRDVTSNNILLDSEFKACVSDFGIARLLNPDTSNWSMLAGTHGYLAPELAYTMRLTTKCDVYSFGVITLELLVGTYPGDIISTLSSSSGQSLFVKDILDQRVSLPVDQVADEVAAALTLAIHCVDINPETRPTMKQIFEKSSAQPSPASLHALKFSDLMTREI; this is encoded by the exons ATGACATGTCAACTACGCAGAAGTTCTCTCTCCACCACACTACTCCTACTAGtatttctctctccttttgtTGTTCTTGTAAGAGCAGCTTCAGTGCTGGGGTCCCAAGGGAGAGCTCTACTCCATTGGAAGGCCACCCTCCGAAGTCCGCAGTTGCTCGCGTCCTGGAACGTCGGCTCCAGTCCATGCAATTGGACGGGGGTTGCATGCAACATCGCACGCAATGGGCGCTTGGTCGTCTCCGAGATACAGCTGCCAAATTTGAGCTTAGCAGGGCCACTTGATGCTCTTAATTTCTCGGCGTTCCGATCGCTTGCCAATCTCAACCTCAGCTACAACCAGCTGAACGGGAACATTCCCCCTACCATTTCGGCGCTCTCCAACCTCGTATCTCTTGATCTGACTGCCAACAGGTTCACTGGAAGAATTCCTGTCGATATTGGTTCCATGAAGGCGCTTCAGTTCCTAAATATTAGCCAGAATCAGATAAGTGGCCCTATACCTCCGTCTCTGAGCAACCTTAGTAGGCTTACAGAAATGCAACTAGAAGATAATAAGATTACGGGTGTCATCCCTGAGGAGTTGGGGAGACTTGCAAAGTTGATCTACCTTGAACTCGGGGCAAACCAACTTACAGGTTCTATTCCTCCCAGTTTAGGAAACATGACAAAGCTCTATCACTTGGCTCTCTATGGAAATCAGCTAACGGGATTCATTCCTAGAGAACTAGGAAACCTAATAAATCTGGCGCACTTGTCGCTCTCTAATAATAGCCTAACAGGTCGCATCCCTTCATCGGTGGGAAATCAGAGCAAGTTGGAGATACTTTACCTTTGGATGAATGAATTGTCAGGTTCTATGCCTCCAGAAATTGGAAAGCTGCACCAACTCACTACCTTGGCTCTCCAATTTAACCAGCTCTCGGGGCAAATCCCACCATTACTAG AGACATGCAAAGGAGGAGCCCTACGGATCCTAATGCTGAGCAACAACAGCTTCCAAGGTCCCATTCCCGCGACATTGAAGAATTGTACGAGCCTATATACTGTTCATCTTGAGCATAATCAACTGAACGGGGATGTATCCAAACAGCTTGGGGTATATCCCAATCTTAAGTATTTGGATTTAAGCTTCAATAAATTGTCGGGTACAATCTCATCAGACTGGGGAAGATGGCACAATCTGACGTTCCTAGGAATCTCAAATAACAATATCACCGGAGTTGTACCATCAGAACTTGGACAGCTATCAAAGCTGGAAGAACTGGACCTTTCTTCAAACTACTTCCAAGGAGAGATCCCGAGGAGCTTGGGCAACCTGGCTCATCTTTATAACTTCAACCTGAGCAACAATCAACTTATTGGAGAGATACCAGCAGAGCTGGGAAGGATGTCCGACCTTGAACTTCTTGATCTGTCGAGAAACGGCTTGATAGGTAGGATACCATATCAGATAGGAAATTGCATGAAACTCCATTTGCTGAAGCTTAACAACAACAACCTCAGTGGAAGCATTCCTTTTGAGATGGGCAATCTGGTGTACCTTCAAGACGCACTCGACATCAGCCATAACTCTTTGACAGGGGAGATACCAACGCAATTCGGTAAATTGTTCATGTTGCAAAATTTGAATCTATCACACAATGGCTTGACGGGTAATCTTCCATCAACTTTTAGGGATATGCGTAGCATGTTCATCATCGATGTCTCATACAATGAATTGGAGGGTCCAGTTCCCGATAACAAGCATTTCCAGGAAGCTCCAGTAGAGTGGTTTGTCCACAACAAAGGTTTGTGTGGAGTTGTCAAAGGTTTGCCTCTATGTGCTTCATCTACTGCAAATGAACACCACGGAAGTAAGCACCACACAGTCATTATCTTATCTATTGTTGCATCTATGGTCGTCTTACTTCTCTTGCTTGTGCTCGTCGGAATTGCTTTGCGATTCCAGAAGACGAAGAAACACACAGTGCAAGCTGTCAAGAATCCCATCAAACAGGGTACATTCTCTGTATTGAATTTTGATGGAAAAGTTGCATACAAGGATATCATCGAAGCAACAGAAGATTTCGATGAGAAGTACTTGATCGGAACCGGTGCATATGGCAGTGTTTATAGAGCAGAATTATCAAGTGGAGAGGTGCTCGCAGTCAAGAAAATTCACCTGTCCGAACACGAGAACACGGTGGACGAGCAACCCTTTCAGAATGAGATAGAAACTCTTACTCGAATCCGACATCGCAATATTGTCAAACTTTACGGATTCTGCACCTCTCCTCACCACAAGTTTCTCGTGTACGAGTACGTGGAGAGAGGAAGTTTGGGATCCGTCCTCAGAatcgaagcagcagcagcagaattgGACTGGGTGAAGAGGGTGAACATTGTCAAAGATGTGGCTCGTGCTCTCTCCTACATGCATCATGATTGTGTTCCACCTATCGTTCATCGAGATGTAACCAGCAACAATATTCTACTGGATTCAGAATTCAAGGCTTGTGTTTCTGACTTCGGCATTGCTCGACTCCTGAATCCAGATACCTCAAACTGGAGCATGCTTGCCGGCACGCATGGTTACTTGGCACCAG AGCTCGCTTATACAATGAGACTGACCACCAAATGCGATGTGTATAGTTTTGGGGTGATCACACTCGAGTTGCTAGTGGGAACTTACCCAGGAGATATCATTTCTACCCTATCATCTTCCTCCGGCCAAAGCCTGTTTGTGAAAGATATATTAGACCAGCGTGTATCACTTCCGGTTGACCAAGTTGCAGATGAAGTAGCTGCAGCTTTAACATTGGCGATCCATTGCGTTGACATCAACCCAGAAACTCGCCCGACGATGAAGCAGATCTTTGAAAAGTCATCGGCGCAGCCGAGCCCGGCATCTCTCCATGCATTGAAGTTTTCTGATTTGATGACTCGAGAAATATGA